One Streptomyces sp. ML-6 DNA segment encodes these proteins:
- a CDS encoding TetR/AcrR family transcriptional regulator, with the protein MDMKPAGDRRVRRTRAALRQALVELVLDKGFHAVTVEEITERADVGRATFYAHYRDKEDLLVGIVRDLAEDRERLLPAMRQAHAEGFTGLPVKYIFEHAEQEKPVYQVILRGEGDGRALREFADLICMHAEAAFRTRVEQLAVAPRIPLDVVARAWTGELIALLTWWVENDTGYGAAEITAHLRDLSVYGRVWATGLTPSDAPGALDLTP; encoded by the coding sequence ATGGACATGAAGCCCGCGGGAGACCGCCGCGTCCGCAGGACGCGTGCCGCACTGCGCCAGGCCCTGGTCGAACTGGTCCTGGACAAGGGGTTCCACGCGGTCACGGTCGAGGAGATCACCGAGCGCGCCGATGTCGGCCGCGCCACCTTCTACGCGCACTACCGCGACAAGGAGGACCTCCTGGTCGGCATCGTCCGCGACCTGGCCGAGGACCGCGAACGCCTCCTGCCGGCGATGCGACAGGCGCATGCGGAAGGGTTCACCGGACTGCCGGTGAAGTACATCTTCGAACATGCCGAGCAGGAGAAGCCCGTCTACCAGGTCATCCTGCGGGGCGAGGGCGACGGCCGCGCTTTGCGCGAGTTCGCGGACCTCATCTGCATGCACGCCGAAGCCGCTTTCCGTACGCGGGTCGAGCAACTCGCGGTGGCCCCGAGGATCCCTCTGGACGTTGTCGCGCGGGCCTGGACGGGAGAACTCATCGCCCTGCTCACCTGGTGGGTGGAGAACGACACCGGCTACGGCGCCGCCGAGATCACCGCCCACCTGCGCGATCTGTCGGTCTACGGTCGCGTCTGGGCCACCGGGCTCACCCCGTCCGATGCACCGGGGGCCCTCGACCTCACCCCCTGA